In Arthrobacter sp. StoSoilB5, one genomic interval encodes:
- a CDS encoding ABC transporter substrate-binding protein, translating to MINRRQFLATVAVGTATAVTACGTPAPSKTGTAENPVTINYTWWGNDDRAERTRKAMALFESKNPDIKVNGNFTDFGGYWQKRATEAAGGGLPDVMQWDLSYLRDYAQRNQLLDLGTVDIDTSAFEKSLLPSGQVRGKTYGIPTSTNAFAVFCDPAKLTSLGIAEPDSTWTYNDYNAFLAEVGTKSGGALNGSSDYTSVWWMFNIWLRQNNIEAFTSDGKLGFTKDDLKKWWSLPANLRGTPAIITEERITQLAPKSPFGANAVATEMTWDNFMAGNLKDSGAKELRILPPPSDDPDNLGLFLKPSMLMVASAKTQYKDAAARFINFMVNDPEVGDIFKTSRGVPASKTQRDGTTFEGTDKVVVDYEKSIEKYLKDAPEPPIVGFGSLEASFKRISSDRNYGKLTMDAAIDAWFKEAEDVIKQNA from the coding sequence ATGATTAACAGAAGGCAGTTCCTCGCCACCGTCGCAGTCGGCACAGCAACCGCGGTGACCGCATGTGGTACCCCGGCCCCCAGCAAGACCGGGACCGCGGAAAACCCGGTCACCATCAACTACACCTGGTGGGGCAACGACGACCGGGCCGAGCGCACCCGCAAAGCCATGGCCCTGTTCGAGTCAAAGAACCCGGACATCAAGGTCAACGGAAATTTCACCGACTTCGGCGGATACTGGCAAAAACGGGCCACCGAAGCTGCCGGCGGGGGCCTGCCCGACGTCATGCAATGGGACCTGTCGTACCTTCGCGACTATGCCCAGAGGAACCAGCTTCTGGATCTGGGTACCGTCGACATTGATACTTCCGCTTTCGAAAAATCCCTGCTGCCCTCCGGCCAGGTCCGCGGCAAGACCTACGGCATCCCCACCAGCACCAACGCCTTCGCAGTCTTTTGCGACCCGGCCAAACTCACCTCGCTGGGCATCGCCGAGCCAGACAGCACGTGGACCTACAACGACTACAACGCATTCTTGGCCGAGGTAGGCACCAAGAGCGGTGGCGCACTGAACGGCTCCAGCGACTACACCTCCGTTTGGTGGATGTTCAACATCTGGCTGCGGCAGAACAACATCGAAGCGTTCACCTCGGACGGCAAGCTCGGCTTCACCAAGGACGACCTGAAAAAGTGGTGGAGCCTGCCCGCAAACCTGCGCGGAACCCCTGCCATCATCACCGAAGAACGTATCACCCAACTCGCACCCAAATCACCCTTCGGCGCCAACGCCGTGGCCACCGAAATGACCTGGGACAACTTCATGGCCGGCAACCTGAAGGACAGCGGCGCGAAGGAACTCCGAATCCTGCCCCCGCCCTCCGACGACCCGGACAACCTGGGACTGTTCCTCAAACCCTCCATGCTCATGGTCGCCAGCGCCAAAACCCAATACAAGGACGCCGCCGCCCGTTTCATCAATTTCATGGTCAACGACCCCGAAGTCGGCGACATCTTCAAAACCTCCCGCGGCGTGCCAGCGTCCAAGACCCAGCGCGACGGAACAACGTTCGAAGGAACCGACAAGGTAGTGGTCGACTACGAGAAGTCCATTGAGAAGTACCTCAAGGACGCACCCGAACCGCCCATCGTCGGCTTCGGATCACTTGAAGCTTCCTTCAAACGCATCAGTTCGGACCGGAACTACGGCAAACTCACCATGGACGCCGCGATCGACGCCTGGTTTAAAGAAGCCGAAGACGTCATCAAACAGAACGCCTGA